The Sphingobium sp. BYY-5 genome includes a window with the following:
- a CDS encoding DUF3325 domain-containing protein, with product MIASAGLLYLGLFALAAAMDRHRRVLAGPWHRPAIAPLLAPLGWCLLALSLLSIAPVWKGGVGLVSWCGLLPLVGGVVMLGLTYRPAWLRPGLAAAALLILAGLVLRT from the coding sequence ATGATCGCGTCTGCCGGTCTTCTCTATCTCGGCCTGTTCGCGCTGGCTGCGGCCATGGATCGCCACCGCCGGGTGCTGGCCGGGCCATGGCACCGACCCGCCATCGCACCGCTGCTGGCGCCGCTTGGCTGGTGCCTGCTCGCCCTGTCCCTGCTCAGCATCGCGCCAGTGTGGAAGGGCGGCGTGGGCCTTGTCAGTTGGTGCGGCCTGCTGCCGCTCGTCGGCGGTGTGGTGATGCTGGGCCTCACCTACCGTCCCGCCTGGCTACGGCCGGGGCTGGCCGCCGCCGCGCTGCTCATCCTGGCTGGTCTGGTCCTTCGCACCTGA
- a CDS encoding ketohydroxyglutarate aldolase, with amino-acid sequence MTAGVKRRQGGWRYRVNVTLRILAGTIGAYLVAALVAAMLARTLPMSRAEAVTSGTMIAYLVMPAVTIWAFLARGPWRALAGVALAATLLALLTWLAGPPA; translated from the coding sequence ATGACGGCCGGGGTGAAGCGGCGGCAGGGCGGTTGGCGCTATCGCGTCAATGTGACGCTGCGCATCCTGGCCGGGACTATCGGCGCCTATCTCGTGGCCGCGCTGGTCGCCGCCATGCTCGCACGCACTTTGCCGATGAGCCGGGCGGAAGCGGTGACGAGCGGCACGATGATCGCCTATCTGGTCATGCCGGCCGTAACGATCTGGGCCTTCCTGGCGCGTGGCCCATGGCGTGCATTGGCAGGCGTGGCGCTGGCCGCGACGCTGCTGGCGTTGCTCACTTGGCTTGCGGGGCCGCCCGCATGA
- a CDS encoding efflux RND transporter periplasmic adaptor subunit → MPTSAPLHSLRVAPIVLLALLAACGQDKAPKRGPAEVGVVTLTTQNVTVASELPGRTVSTMVSEVRPQVAGLIQKRLFTEGSMVNVGQPLYQIDQRLYRASRDEALATLASAEATAVAAQARAQRYRTLGETEAVSAQDRDDVTATARQAKAAVQQARATLQTSNVNLEFTLVRAPISGRIGRTLFTPGALVTASQTSPLTTIQQLDPIYVDVTQSSTQLLALRRSLAAGRTLPASATIRLKLDDGTDYPLEGRIEFAEPIVDVNSGTVTLRARFPNPDGMLLPGMFVRVVAPQSVVPGAILAPQQGIARDPKGNATALVVNKANKVERRTVTAAQAIGDKWLITTGLKAGDRLIVEGTDKVQPDDVVKPVAVAAAK, encoded by the coding sequence ATGCCGACTTCTGCCCCTCTTCACAGCCTTCGGGTCGCACCGATTGTCCTGCTCGCACTGCTTGCCGCATGTGGTCAGGACAAGGCTCCTAAAAGAGGACCGGCAGAAGTCGGCGTGGTGACGCTCACCACCCAGAATGTGACGGTCGCGAGCGAACTGCCCGGCCGCACCGTATCGACCATGGTGTCAGAGGTGCGGCCCCAGGTGGCAGGCCTCATCCAGAAGCGCCTCTTCACCGAAGGGTCGATGGTCAACGTCGGTCAGCCGCTTTACCAGATCGACCAGCGCCTCTACCGCGCCTCGCGCGACGAAGCCCTGGCCACGCTCGCCAGTGCGGAGGCGACGGCCGTGGCCGCGCAGGCCAGGGCGCAGCGCTATCGCACCCTTGGGGAGACAGAGGCTGTCAGCGCGCAGGACCGCGACGATGTGACCGCCACCGCGCGCCAGGCCAAGGCGGCCGTGCAGCAGGCCCGCGCCACTTTGCAGACCAGCAACGTCAACCTGGAATTCACCCTTGTCCGCGCGCCGATCAGCGGACGGATCGGGCGCACCCTCTTCACCCCTGGCGCGCTGGTCACAGCCAGCCAGACCAGCCCGCTAACCACTATCCAGCAGCTCGACCCCATCTATGTCGATGTGACCCAGTCGAGCACGCAACTGCTCGCCCTGCGGCGCTCGCTCGCGGCAGGCAGGACGCTCCCGGCCAGCGCCACCATCCGCCTGAAGCTGGACGACGGCACGGACTATCCACTGGAAGGCCGCATCGAATTTGCCGAACCGATCGTCGACGTGAACAGCGGCACCGTGACCTTGCGCGCCCGCTTCCCCAATCCCGACGGGATGTTGCTGCCCGGCATGTTCGTCCGCGTCGTTGCGCCGCAATCGGTCGTGCCCGGCGCCATCCTTGCCCCGCAACAGGGCATCGCCCGTGACCCCAAGGGCAACGCCACCGCCCTGGTCGTGAACAAGGCGAACAAGGTCGAACGCCGCACTGTTACCGCCGCCCAGGCGATCGGGGACAAATGGCTCATCACCACGGGGCTGAAGGCCGGCGACCGGCTGATCGTCGAAGGCACCGACAAGGTGCAGCCCGACGATGTGGTGAAGCCCGTCGCCGTCGCGGCGGCGAAGTAG
- a CDS encoding PepSY-associated TM helix domain-containing protein — protein MSAVRDGVRQCMAWLHGWTGLLLGHILFIMCLTGTLTVFKPEIGRWMRPETVATASPADAILAATRWLEHNTQGSTGWYLTAPDGRANTVEASYDGRGAYRTQALDPLTGAPVARETLGGEFFYRLHFELELPYPWGRLIASLAAMMMLVALVTGVIAHKRIFKDIFTFRPSKGQRSWLDGHNALGVLAIPFHIMITFTGLLTLASLNLPWGMVSAYGEDMATLYSDLTPGSVTRPATGEKAPLAPIAPMLAQAQRYFGSTPISRVYVFNPGNKAAVVAVYPSDADAIGFMPREISFDGATGKPLKTWIEARPGIRTYQTVYGLHMARFAPSLTRWLYFLGGTMLTLTIATGMILWVVKRRERAPLSIGNRILERLNVGVLTGVPIGAVAFLLANRLLPLGLAARAEAEVSTALWSTGAAVLVGLALPPAIGWPTLLGALAITCLSAALLGPIWASGVLMATINLLLLGMALALLPIILRQLQRKRAPAPARRRAVPA, from the coding sequence ATGAGCGCGGTGCGTGACGGCGTGCGCCAATGCATGGCCTGGCTCCACGGCTGGACCGGGCTATTGCTGGGCCATATCCTCTTCATCATGTGCCTCACCGGCACGTTGACCGTGTTCAAGCCGGAAATCGGTCGCTGGATGCGTCCCGAAACGGTGGCGACCGCTTCGCCCGCCGATGCGATCCTGGCCGCCACCCGCTGGCTGGAGCATAATACCCAGGGTTCGACCGGCTGGTATCTCACCGCGCCCGACGGCCGCGCCAATACGGTGGAGGCAAGCTATGACGGCCGCGGCGCGTATCGCACCCAGGCGCTCGACCCGCTGACCGGCGCACCGGTCGCGCGCGAAACGCTAGGCGGCGAATTTTTCTACCGCCTGCATTTCGAGCTGGAGCTGCCCTATCCCTGGGGTCGGCTCATCGCCTCGCTCGCGGCGATGATGATGCTGGTCGCGCTCGTCACCGGCGTCATCGCGCACAAGCGCATCTTCAAGGACATTTTCACCTTCCGTCCATCCAAGGGACAACGAAGCTGGCTCGACGGCCACAATGCGCTGGGCGTGCTGGCCATACCCTTTCACATCATGATTACCTTCACCGGGCTGCTGACGCTCGCGTCGCTCAACCTGCCCTGGGGCATGGTGTCGGCCTATGGCGAGGATATGGCGACGCTCTATTCCGACCTGACGCCGGGATCGGTCACACGCCCCGCGACGGGGGAAAAAGCGCCACTCGCTCCCATTGCGCCAATGCTCGCACAGGCGCAGCGCTATTTCGGCAGCACGCCGATCAGCCGCGTTTATGTCTTCAATCCCGGCAACAAGGCGGCCGTCGTCGCCGTCTACCCGTCGGACGCGGACGCCATCGGCTTTATGCCCCGCGAGATCAGCTTCGACGGCGCAACCGGAAAACCGCTCAAGACCTGGATCGAGGCGCGACCGGGCATTCGCACCTACCAGACTGTCTATGGCCTCCACATGGCCCGCTTTGCTCCCTCGCTCACCCGTTGGCTCTATTTCCTGGGCGGAACGATGCTGACCCTGACGATCGCGACGGGGATGATATTATGGGTCGTCAAGCGACGCGAACGCGCGCCGCTTTCGATCGGCAACCGCATCCTCGAACGACTGAATGTCGGCGTGCTGACCGGGGTGCCGATCGGCGCTGTCGCCTTCCTGCTTGCCAACCGGCTGCTGCCGCTCGGCCTTGCCGCCCGCGCCGAAGCGGAAGTATCGACCGCACTCTGGTCTACCGGCGCGGCGGTGCTGGTCGGCCTGGCCCTGCCACCCGCGATCGGCTGGCCGACATTGCTCGGCGCGCTCGCCATCACCTGCCTGTCGGCGGCGTTGCTGGGGCCGATCTGGGCGAGCGGCGTGCTGATGGCGACCATCAATCTGCTGCTGCTGGGCATGGCGCTGGCTCTGCTGCCGATCATCCTGCGCCAGTTGCAGCGGAAGCGCGCGCCTGCGCCTGCGCGACGTCGGGCGGTGCCGGCATGA
- a CDS encoding response regulator transcription factor, with protein MVDSSLTRPATVLVVDDDADIRELIVGQLRQENYRLLSASNLAELRQTLREQPVDLIVLDLNLPDGDGLSLCRELRAEGSDVQIIMVTARGSAIDRVLGLELGADDYLTKPFEPRELLVRIRNLLRRTRSEPAPRNGTMRYAHFGPWRLDLQQRRLVAPDERLVMLSSAEFRLLSRFVEEPNVVLARETLLPERRATAAFDRSIDLQVSRLRQKLAAVAGGDELILTVRGEGYVLASGVDYS; from the coding sequence ATGGTGGATTCTTCCCTTACCCGGCCCGCCACGGTGCTGGTGGTCGATGATGATGCGGATATTCGCGAACTCATCGTTGGCCAGTTGCGGCAGGAAAATTACCGGTTGCTGTCGGCGTCCAATCTGGCCGAACTGCGTCAGACGCTGCGCGAGCAGCCGGTCGACCTGATCGTGCTGGACCTCAACCTGCCCGATGGCGACGGCCTGTCGTTGTGCCGTGAGTTGCGGGCCGAAGGATCGGACGTGCAGATCATCATGGTGACGGCCCGTGGCAGTGCAATCGACCGGGTGCTGGGGCTGGAACTGGGTGCGGACGACTATCTGACCAAGCCGTTCGAGCCGCGCGAGTTGTTGGTGCGCATTCGTAACCTGCTGCGGCGCACGCGCAGCGAACCGGCGCCGCGCAACGGAACGATGCGCTACGCGCATTTCGGGCCGTGGCGGCTGGACCTGCAGCAGCGCCGGCTGGTCGCGCCCGACGAACGACTGGTGATGCTGTCGTCCGCCGAGTTTCGCTTGCTCAGCCGCTTCGTCGAGGAACCGAATGTCGTGCTGGCGCGCGAGACGCTGTTGCCTGAACGGCGGGCTACGGCGGCTTTCGACCGGTCGATCGATCTGCAGGTAAGCCGGCTGCGCCAGAAGCTGGCCGCCGTCGCGGGCGGAGACGAATTGATCCTGACCGTGCGCGGCGAAGGCTATGTGCTGGCGAGCGGGGTCGATTATTCATGA
- a CDS encoding TonB-dependent siderophore receptor, with product MRHHLRRLLLTGAVAILPTGQALAAPLADDAPVDDSSIIITGITNQTVASTTGLSLTLRETPQSVSIIDRARIDDFALTNVNDLLAQAVGINVERVETDRTYFNSRGFDITNFQLDGIGLPLVWGIQFGDLDTTLFENVETIRGANALLTGVGNPSATINYVRKRPLDHFQAKGSVQLGSWDLWRTEADISVPITDTVAARVTYAHQERDSHLDYNRNNRDVMSGIVSWKVTPQLTATAGYSRQENNSDGVLWGALPLLYTDGTRVPYPRSASTSADWTYWDTTDTTAFAELAYAFTNGWSVKGVFTYKRLEQQSKLLYAYGAPDRETGQGVYGMAGVYPSDYKQYLGDFYASGPVTLFGREHSLSFGLSTAKRDGEEWAGSSSAVIVYPSVDQWDQGSIAEPSFTAPYRAGYSTDKLTRAYGAAHVNLADNLKAVVGASAMWLKSTGDSYGSDLYRKDSKISPYLGLVADLTSHISLYASYTDIYNPQTQVNANNVRLDPAKGTGIEAGVKSEWLDGKLYATAAIFRAKQKGLAEYAGIFDADGAGRAGDSYYRGVDTTSKGFELEIAGHITENWSLSGGYTWLDIEDPDGNDTRTWLPTQTLKLSSTYMVPQLNDLKLGAQLRWQNAIHTAVDVGTVRQKSYAVLDLMAGIRVVDHVRASVNVRNVTNTRYLNSLMWGQAYYAPPRNVLATLSVEY from the coding sequence ATGCGCCACCATTTGCGCCGTCTGTTGCTAACAGGTGCCGTCGCCATTCTTCCGACCGGCCAGGCGTTGGCGGCGCCGCTCGCCGACGATGCCCCGGTGGACGATTCCAGCATCATCATCACGGGCATCACCAACCAGACCGTTGCATCCACCACCGGCCTCTCCCTGACCCTGCGCGAAACGCCCCAGTCGGTCAGCATCATCGACCGCGCGCGGATCGATGATTTCGCGCTCACCAACGTCAATGACCTGCTTGCGCAGGCGGTGGGCATCAATGTCGAACGGGTCGAAACCGATCGCACCTATTTCAATTCGCGTGGTTTCGACATCACCAACTTTCAGCTCGACGGCATCGGCCTGCCGCTGGTCTGGGGCATCCAGTTCGGCGATCTGGACACCACCCTGTTCGAGAATGTCGAGACGATCCGTGGCGCCAACGCGCTGCTGACCGGCGTCGGCAATCCGTCCGCGACGATCAACTATGTGCGCAAGCGGCCGCTCGACCATTTCCAGGCAAAGGGGTCCGTCCAGCTCGGCTCCTGGGATCTCTGGCGCACGGAAGCCGATATATCGGTGCCGATCACCGACACGGTGGCCGCGCGCGTCACCTACGCCCATCAGGAGCGCGACTCCCATCTCGATTATAACCGCAATAATCGCGACGTGATGAGCGGCATCGTGAGCTGGAAGGTGACGCCGCAGCTTACCGCGACAGCCGGCTACAGCCGCCAGGAAAACAACAGCGACGGCGTGCTGTGGGGGGCGCTGCCACTGCTCTATACCGACGGCACGCGCGTTCCCTATCCGCGCTCGGCCTCCACCTCGGCCGACTGGACCTATTGGGATACGACCGACACCACCGCCTTTGCCGAACTGGCCTATGCCTTCACCAATGGCTGGTCAGTGAAGGGCGTCTTCACCTACAAGCGCCTCGAACAACAGTCCAAGCTGCTCTACGCCTATGGCGCGCCCGATCGGGAAACCGGCCAGGGCGTCTATGGGATGGCCGGGGTTTATCCCTCCGATTATAAGCAATATCTGGGCGATTTCTATGCATCCGGCCCTGTCACCCTGTTCGGCCGGGAACATAGCCTGTCCTTCGGCCTGTCCACCGCCAAGCGCGACGGAGAGGAATGGGCGGGATCGTCGTCCGCCGTCATCGTCTATCCTTCCGTCGATCAATGGGATCAGGGATCGATTGCCGAACCCAGCTTCACCGCCCCTTATCGGGCCGGGTACAGCACCGACAAGCTGACGCGCGCCTATGGCGCGGCGCACGTCAACCTGGCCGACAATCTCAAGGCGGTGGTGGGTGCCAGCGCGATGTGGCTCAAGTCCACCGGCGATTCCTACGGCAGCGACCTTTACCGCAAGGACAGCAAGATCAGCCCCTATCTCGGCTTGGTCGCGGACCTGACATCCCATATCTCGCTCTACGCCAGCTATACCGACATCTATAATCCGCAGACCCAGGTCAATGCGAACAATGTCCGGCTCGATCCCGCCAAGGGCACCGGCATCGAGGCGGGCGTGAAGAGCGAATGGCTGGATGGAAAACTCTACGCCACCGCCGCCATCTTCCGCGCCAAGCAAAAAGGGCTTGCCGAATATGCCGGCATATTCGATGCGGATGGCGCGGGACGGGCGGGCGACAGCTATTATCGCGGAGTCGACACCACCTCCAAGGGGTTTGAGTTGGAGATTGCGGGGCACATCACGGAAAACTGGTCGCTGAGCGGCGGCTATACCTGGCTCGACATCGAAGATCCGGACGGCAACGACACGCGCACTTGGCTGCCGACCCAGACGCTGAAACTGTCCAGCACCTATATGGTGCCGCAGCTCAACGACCTGAAGCTGGGCGCTCAACTGCGCTGGCAGAACGCAATCCACACGGCTGTCGATGTCGGCACTGTCCGGCAGAAAAGCTATGCCGTGCTCGACCTGATGGCCGGCATCCGCGTCGTCGATCATGTCCGGGCCAGCGTCAATGTCCGCAACGTCACCAACACCCGCTATCTCAACAGCCTGATGTGGGGGCAGGCCTATTATGCGCCGCCGCGCAACGTGCTGGCGACGCTCAGCGTGGAGTATTGA
- a CDS encoding endonuclease/exonuclease/phosphatase family protein: MQKPLRALLFASLTVIAATGPTGSRRIAYAALDGLNAVAPADGRLSVMTYNVQGLPWPVAWDRQEALARIGNRLAAQRQSGQQPHIVLLQEAFTPEAAAIARRAGYPYVATGPDTSAISTLPATAGDRAYLTSARWDRGEGLGKRVGSGLMILSDYPIVGQARMAFPAFACAGFDCLANKGVLVAHLAVPGFATPVSIVNTHLNARKAAGVPIARSQRAFARQVSLLADFVRAQVPQGHTLILGGDMNIGGDPARNAAFFGQWTRTGQTFVTPALGGLRRAIALPGQIDRADLNASSDRAKDWLFARDAGGRAMTVVQATVPFGREREGAPLSDHYGYALTYAPTGQPIETGVRLAALAGKARL; the protein is encoded by the coding sequence ATGCAGAAGCCTTTACGCGCGCTCCTGTTCGCGAGCTTAACGGTGATAGCGGCAACCGGTCCGACCGGTAGCCGTCGCATCGCTTATGCCGCTCTTGATGGGCTGAACGCAGTCGCGCCAGCCGACGGCCGCCTGTCGGTGATGACCTATAATGTGCAGGGCCTGCCGTGGCCGGTCGCCTGGGACCGGCAGGAAGCGCTGGCCCGGATCGGCAACCGGCTAGCCGCCCAACGCCAGTCCGGACAACAGCCGCATATCGTCCTGTTGCAGGAAGCCTTCACGCCGGAAGCCGCCGCCATCGCCCGCCGCGCCGGCTACCCCTATGTCGCCACCGGACCGGATACGTCCGCGATCAGCACTCTGCCCGCCACGGCAGGCGATCGCGCCTATCTCACCTCCGCCCGCTGGGATCGGGGTGAGGGGCTGGGCAAGCGTGTTGGCAGCGGCCTCATGATCCTGTCCGACTATCCGATCGTCGGGCAGGCGCGCATGGCCTTTCCCGCCTTTGCCTGCGCCGGTTTCGACTGCCTCGCCAACAAGGGCGTGCTGGTCGCCCATCTTGCGGTGCCGGGCTTCGCCACGCCGGTCAGCATCGTCAACACCCATCTCAACGCGCGCAAGGCGGCGGGCGTCCCGATCGCCCGATCGCAGCGCGCCTTCGCACGGCAAGTGAGCCTGCTCGCCGATTTCGTGCGGGCGCAAGTTCCCCAGGGACACACGCTGATCCTGGGCGGCGACATGAATATCGGCGGCGATCCCGCCCGAAACGCCGCCTTCTTCGGGCAATGGACGCGAACAGGGCAGACATTCGTCACCCCAGCCCTTGGCGGCCTCCGGCGCGCCATCGCCCTGCCCGGCCAGATCGACCGCGCGGACCTCAACGCTTCGTCCGATCGCGCCAAGGATTGGCTGTTCGCCCGCGATGCAGGCGGCCGGGCCATGACGGTGGTCCAAGCGACCGTCCCCTTCGGTCGGGAAAGAGAGGGCGCGCCGCTCTCGGACCATTATGGCTATGCCCTGACCTATGCTCCAACCGGTCAACCGATCGAAACCGGAGTCCGGCTGGCGGCGCTCGCTGGAAAGGCCCGACTGTGA
- a CDS encoding 2-dehydro-3-deoxy-6-phosphogalactonate aldolase — MSLDFATAFARCPLVAILRGVRPDEVEAIGDALVAAGFTLIEVPMNSPDPLDSIGRLARRFAGQALVGAGTVLTVDQVAQVQGVGGQLVISPNSDLSVIAATAKAGMISMPGYFTPTEGFAAVQAGAAALKLFPAEAATPAVLKAQRAVFPKHLPILVVGGVNPGNMGPWVQAGANGFGLGSALYKPGTTAQQVGEAASAFISGWKDLQD, encoded by the coding sequence ATGAGTCTCGATTTCGCTACCGCCTTTGCCCGCTGTCCGCTGGTCGCGATCCTGCGCGGCGTCCGCCCGGACGAGGTGGAAGCGATCGGCGACGCACTGGTCGCGGCCGGCTTCACCCTGATCGAAGTGCCGATGAACTCGCCCGACCCGCTGGACAGTATCGGCAGGCTGGCGCGCCGTTTCGCGGGACAGGCGTTGGTCGGCGCCGGCACGGTTCTGACCGTCGATCAGGTCGCGCAGGTGCAAGGCGTGGGCGGTCAACTCGTCATCTCGCCCAACAGCGACCTGTCCGTCATCGCGGCAACGGCGAAGGCCGGTATGATCTCCATGCCCGGCTATTTCACCCCGACCGAAGGTTTCGCCGCGGTCCAGGCGGGCGCCGCCGCGCTCAAGCTCTTCCCCGCCGAAGCCGCCACCCCTGCCGTGCTCAAGGCGCAGCGGGCCGTCTTCCCGAAGCATCTGCCGATTCTAGTCGTGGGCGGAGTCAATCCCGGCAATATGGGGCCTTGGGTACAGGCCGGCGCGAATGGCTTCGGCCTGGGTTCCGCTCTCTACAAACCCGGCACCACCGCACAACAGGTCGGCGAAGCCGCCAGCGCCTTCATAAGCGGTTGGAAAGATTTACAGGACTGA
- a CDS encoding ATP-binding protein, whose product MMPWVQRARAFFGTMAGQIFLILTIGMSVAAIIALLVAEQARHHDFERVRRQRVVASAVDIAARLRRDPARVEAMMAAHNIVGAYPAPEGVALGEPDTDLGAALRDRFGPQSQPEAGQVPMGLCFPPSDRKDRAAGLIDAPRPDCWVVRFTDIRGQRRAMALTFPRIAKPASTIFNPLYLLVIIVASAGLAILVARIVSQPLRRLERAAEAFSLSLDPEEIPATGPEEVRAALSTFNLMQRRARAGFAERTQLLAAISHDLQTPLTRMRLRLELVENVELRERLLADHQAMQTLVREGLDLASSTESREEWSVVDVDSLLASMAEDAQDLGAPVRFSGGCGGSVRVKPNALTRCIANLVDNAVKYGGSAEISCARAGGRLLVHVRDHGPGIAADQIDQMFEPFTRGQSGQPGGRYGTGIGLTIARALAMSFEASVRLRNAEDGGVIATIDMKE is encoded by the coding sequence ATGATGCCGTGGGTGCAGCGGGCGCGCGCTTTTTTCGGCACGATGGCGGGGCAGATTTTCCTGATCCTGACCATCGGCATGTCGGTGGCGGCGATCATCGCGCTGCTGGTGGCCGAACAGGCGCGCCATCATGATTTTGAGCGCGTGCGACGGCAGCGCGTGGTGGCGAGCGCGGTCGATATCGCCGCGCGGTTGCGACGCGATCCGGCGCGGGTCGAGGCGATGATGGCGGCGCACAACATCGTCGGCGCCTATCCCGCGCCCGAAGGTGTCGCGCTCGGTGAACCGGACACCGATCTTGGAGCCGCATTGCGAGACCGGTTCGGACCGCAGTCGCAACCGGAAGCGGGACAAGTTCCGATGGGCCTGTGCTTTCCGCCCAGCGACCGGAAGGACCGAGCAGCGGGCCTGATCGACGCGCCGCGGCCGGACTGCTGGGTCGTGCGCTTCACCGACATTCGCGGTCAGCGGCGCGCGATGGCGCTTACCTTTCCGCGCATCGCCAAGCCGGCCAGCACCATTTTCAATCCACTCTACCTGCTGGTCATCATCGTCGCTTCGGCGGGACTGGCGATATTGGTTGCACGGATTGTGTCCCAGCCGCTGCGGCGGCTGGAACGGGCGGCGGAGGCATTTTCGTTGTCGCTCGACCCGGAGGAGATTCCGGCGACCGGACCGGAGGAAGTGCGGGCCGCCTTGTCTACCTTCAACCTGATGCAGCGCCGCGCCCGCGCCGGCTTTGCGGAGCGTACGCAACTGCTGGCGGCGATCAGCCATGACCTCCAGACGCCGCTGACCCGGATGCGGCTGCGGCTGGAACTGGTGGAGAATGTCGAATTGCGCGAGCGGCTGCTGGCCGATCATCAGGCTATGCAGACGCTGGTGCGTGAAGGGCTGGACCTTGCCAGCAGCACGGAATCGCGGGAGGAATGGTCGGTCGTCGATGTCGACTCGCTGCTCGCCAGCATGGCCGAGGACGCGCAGGATTTGGGCGCGCCGGTGCGTTTTTCGGGGGGATGCGGCGGATCGGTGCGGGTGAAGCCCAATGCGCTTACACGCTGCATTGCCAATTTGGTCGACAATGCCGTCAAATATGGCGGCAGCGCGGAGATTAGTTGCGCGCGGGCGGGCGGCAGGCTGCTGGTCCATGTGCGCGACCATGGTCCCGGTATCGCCGCTGACCAGATCGACCAGATGTTCGAGCCTTTCACCCGTGGCCAGAGCGGTCAGCCCGGCGGGCGCTACGGCACCGGCATCGGGCTGACCATCGCGCGTGCGCTGGCGATGAGTTTCGAGGCGTCCGTGCGGCTGCGCAATGCGGAGGATGGTGGCGTCATCGCCACTATCGACATGAAGGAATAA
- a CDS encoding 2-dehydro-3-deoxygalactonokinase: MSQHSFIAVDWGTTNRRAYRIENGVVVETERDSLGVTAVPPGGFVDEVARLRDRHGGGPVVLAGMVGSNRGWVDAGYVPTPATLDALAAAVVRPMDDVLIIPGVRHVADGRGDVMRGEEVQLLGALAAGLAPADALLCQPGTHCKWAWMKDGALSAFVTAMTGEMFALLKAHALIGQEMTGEVTPGNAFAEGVREGARGDLLASLFGVRPASLLGLRDREDAASFVSGLLIGADCAAHAGAGEVHLLADPALGALYGQAITELGGTPLLIDSHAAFIAGVNRLWEYL, translated from the coding sequence ATGAGCCAACATAGTTTCATCGCCGTCGATTGGGGCACCACCAATCGCCGTGCCTATCGTATCGAAAATGGCGTCGTCGTCGAAACCGAGCGGGATTCGCTCGGTGTGACGGCCGTGCCGCCTGGCGGTTTTGTCGACGAAGTGGCGCGACTCCGCGATCGCCATGGCGGCGGCCCGGTGGTGCTGGCCGGTATGGTCGGCTCCAACCGCGGCTGGGTGGATGCGGGCTATGTCCCGACCCCGGCGACCCTGGATGCGCTCGCGGCCGCCGTCGTTCGGCCAATGGACGATGTGCTCATCATCCCCGGCGTTCGCCACGTCGCAGACGGCCGCGGCGATGTGATGCGCGGCGAGGAAGTGCAGCTTCTCGGCGCGCTCGCCGCCGGCCTCGCACCCGCCGACGCCCTGCTCTGCCAGCCAGGCACCCATTGCAAATGGGCCTGGATGAAGGACGGAGCCTTGTCCGCCTTCGTCACCGCCATGACCGGTGAGATGTTCGCGCTGCTCAAGGCACATGCCCTGATTGGCCAGGAAATGACCGGTGAGGTCACGCCCGGCAACGCCTTTGCAGAGGGCGTGCGGGAAGGCGCGCGCGGCGACCTGCTCGCCTCGCTTTTCGGGGTACGCCCGGCCAGCCTGCTCGGCCTGCGCGACCGTGAAGACGCGGCCTCCTTCGTCAGCGGCCTGCTGATCGGCGCCGATTGCGCTGCCCACGCCGGCGCGGGCGAAGTCCATCTGCTCGCTGATCCGGCGCTGGGCGCGCTCTATGGCCAGGCCATCACCGAATTGGGCGGCACACCGCTGTTGATCGACAGTCACGCGGCCTTCATCGCCGGCGTGAACCGCCTTTGGGAGTATCTGTGA